TATTAAAGGGaagatagaaagaaaaaaagtagATCATTGtaacttttgttttttgattctTTAGAATCTGCTATGATTGCTCCTTAGATTTACCATAAAAAGATGGTCTTTCTGAGTAGATTCACTAGGCAGAAAAATATACCAAACATCTGAAATCGTTTTATTCAAATTTGAGTCAGATAAAACCACATGAGCGGTAGAACTAACTCTATATTTTAAAGCTGcaaaattattaaagaaaataaaagctcACCTAGAGAAGAAAAAGTTGCCCATGTATGCATCGCAACTAAAGAGAGAATGTGGGCTAGCTCAGCTTGACAATAATACGCTAAAACAAACAAGTTTAGCTttctttttggaggaatttctTTTAAGTAATCGTAgtttaaaattctttaaaaaggAAAAGATAGAAGTCATCATTTAGCTATGATTCTTGTAATAACTGTGGAAAATAAAATGGACATGAATGGGTTAAAAAGATATTCATAATTAGATGCATTAGTTCAATCATTAAATTTTCATCTTTCATATTATTTTGCATAATCATCTTCTGATTatagttttgaaatgtttgaaagGAAAGTTGTATATCCACTACAAGATCCACATAAAGTTTCAAGAAATAAAAGAGTGATCTACACTTTGAATTTAGGTTTAATAGTGCCGAAAAATcaaacctttttaatttttttaaaatattttcagttctttcaaatgttacaaatgtaTCACAATTTAatcgatttttcaaaaatctacccaattttatttaattatttatatggcAACTAAatgtgtaattttatttaaaaaaatagagagaaaaaaaattgccGAATTAGAATGCCACattatttggattaattttgaaaaatattattttaattttgaaaaatttgatagATTTCCAAAAAATTGATCAAATTGtgatagttttataatttttttaaaaaattagttttagattgaataaattttaaattggatCATGACAGCCTATATGTGTTTTACTATCTTATagtttatactccctccgttttttttaattgtccatttagaCAAATGAATTTGTCTTTAATTAATTGTACATTTAGAATTTTCAGATAACTTtagctattatttttttaaattatacctTCCTCAATTTACAAAGCATTTATTAAGTAGTAGggttatattaatatttacttttataatttaagataaaatgtgcatatgtataattttggttaaatgaataattaaaaaaacatagagagtataatttaaagaattaattaatttaaaatttaaaactattaagtttaattaattagaattattaaatGTGAATTATAAATTGACCTGAGGGGAATAATCCGTTCAAAGTTTGAAGTGTTGGGTGGTTGAAAATTCTTGGGGTGGGGACACACAAGGCATATAAAGAGTTGGGTGGTAGTTGAGTTGTGTTTTATAAGTTGGCTGGGGGATTCCATATTGCTGCTGTCCCATGTGAAGGAAGCTACTCAGCATTGCAATCATTCAGCACTCTAATTTCTCAGCATCCTTAGCATACATCATTTCcatttcattttcatacacaaTCTCACTTCAATTGAAATTTTCAAGccaatttattgaaaataacaaacaaataatTGGTCGGTTCAAGAATTTACATACACGAGATTGCCGTCCCATACTCTCCGATTCTTAATTACGCGTCTGCGTTTTTTCACGAGTGAACATTCCCTCGATTACCCTCCACACATAAACTCCACGACCTACTTCCCTAAAACACCCCCGTTATATCATCTATTATTCCTAAACTACCCCTATTTGCGGCATCGTTGATTGGCGACAGCTTGTCTCCACCCCTCAACATCACCCAAATGACAACCGTAAAAACGACTGTCTAACACCGGTTCAACCGGTAACCCATTCAGCCGATGGTTTTGAATAATCGCCGTACAAAACATTACCATTTATCCGTTGTATACCCCCacactttttaaaaatctcatTTTCTCGTATCTTTCTCATTTTCTCTTACTTCTCGTGTCTGACTCTCTGCATAAATTTTTTTCggagagaaagaaaaacaaaaccagACAAGAAGAAGAACAAAGAACATTAAACCAAAAAGCATCCAAACAAGCCCTTATTAATAAGACCTATGGAGTATCAGCAAGCTCCTTTCTCTAAAAAGCTTAATAATGGCGGTTTTGGAAGTTTAAGTGGAAAGCATATATACGACGGCGTTTTCGGAGGTGAAGTGAAGTCAAAGACGACGAGGATGGAGGATTATAAAGAGATATTTGGTGGTTCTAGTACTTGTTCGATTCCGATTCTTGATTTTCCTGAGTTGAAGAGTAATGCTTCAGAGAGCTCCTCCAGACCTGATTATTCGACCATTTTCGGTGGTTTTGGAGAAGCTGATTTTGCTGCGCCTTATGAAGAATTAGTTATCAAGTCAAGCAAAACAGTTAACAGCTTCTCTAAAGAAGCTCGGTATGGTTTTCATTTGTTTGTCTATTTATATTCTAGTTTCGGTATATTAGTTACTGCATTTTACACTGTTAGAGTTAAATTTAGTTTGTTTTCAGTTTACTTTATGAAATAATGACTGTCGTTGGGTTATGCATTTTTAAGCTCAGGTGTACTCTGTTCCACACGGTCAAAAAAAGATTAGATAGAAATGATAAGCATTTTCAGTCGTTGCTTATTTGCagattatcttttaaattagtCATTCATATCATTGAGTTTGTCTCTGCAATTAAATCTACTTTTAGATGCCAACATTTGTCTctatgcttttattttttattatgtcaAGAAGCATTTAATAGCTTTACTATGCTAGCTTCAACTTCTACGATGATCATGGGTTTCTCTTTAACTTCTAATTGTGTAGTACTCCGGCTGAACCAAAATTCTCCCCTACGAGTACGACTGCTAGGCCACAGCAGTCTAATGTTTCCAGAGAGCAACACACCCCGTCACCGGAAATAAGTGGTGTGAAAGAGTTCAATGTATCATATAATAAAAGCAATCAGGGAAGCAAAAATGGGGTGAATGGGATGACACACATTGCCCAGCTCCACTCTGTTCCTGGTTATGCTTGTTTAGTTGATGAAACCACTTCGCCTCAACTGACTGAAAGTCTCAAGCCAGTGCGGACAGTATTAAAGGATGCTCGCGTAAATACCAATGTCAGTCAGGGTATGAAGCCACCCAAATATCTCCGGAAAGTCGTGTCTGGGCCACAACCTAGAGGTGCTGTCATAGACGATTCTACAAGTCATGCCGAATCTAAGAAGAAATCTAGTAGGAATAGATCGTTTTCAAATAAATCATTCGATGATTTTGAAACTAACCTTGATACACGACAACCAATATCGTCGCCTTTAAGTTCAGTGGCTAACTTAAATGATAGTAAGGGTGGCTCTATGAGGTCAATGAGTTCGAAGTTCGGGGTTTTTGAAagtgattctgcagaagaggcTGCTGGTAGTCATTTACCACCTCTCTTTGATGATGAAATGGATGCTAATTCAGCTGCCGGTACCTCAGTAGCTGCCCTGAGGAAGGCAATAGAGGAGGCTCAAGCAAAGATGACAAAAGCCAAAGAATTAATGGAAAGAAAGAGGCAAGGCCGTCACAGCCGTGAAAAGAAAACTGTTAATGATGGCTTGAAAGTTGGCAGAAAAGAGGATAGAGTTGACCAAGAAGCTAACAGATGCAAAGATGAGGTGGCTCAGGAAACGAGTCATAAAGTTTACACTGCTCAAAAGCAAGTTTTCACAGGCTTACCAGAGAGCAATGCAACAAAAGCAAGCCAAATAACTTCAGACCATATTAATGCAGAGAAAGTATCTGCTGTAAAAAATGCCATCGGAGAAGCACAAAGCAAAGAGTCCAAACGGGATCAAGTGAATCATAGGCTGGAAGCAGAAATTGGTATAGCGACAAATGGATTTTCTGAACCTGCTGGTGGCAGTGACCAGAGGACAATGGTATTGGAGATCAAGCAAGCAAACAATGTTGAAAAAATGAAACCATGTACAGATGGAAATGATTGCAAAGCGAAGATGGCAGGAGATGAAACAATGAAAAAGCCAATGGAGGGTGGTAAGAAACTAAAAGCATTTGACGAGGCCCCTATGCAGGAGAAGGTTGAGAGGGTACTAAACTCGATGGCAGCAGCATTCAAATGGGatttattcaaaaacattatCAAATCAGATGAAAATACTCAATGTCAGGaagaaaaaatagataaaagtaGAGCTGCTTATGAGAATGAAGATGCTGCTCAAACACCTGAAGTGACATGTGAACACAAACAATGTGAAAGCATCACAAAAAGATCGGATGAGCCAGAAAAAGAGGCGAAGTATGAAACCCAAGAGATGGAGGGGAACAAAGATATGTATGAACTAAAAGCATCTGAAGATTCGCTGAAAACTAGGAAAAAAGAAATCGAGGCACATGGTCAAGACGTAGAGAATCAGTCAAATGAAGAAAATGATCAAGAGAAAGTAGAGAATCAGTCCAATGAAGTTCCGTTGAGAAAGGAGAACGAGAGAAGACTGCATGAGATTTATATGTGCAAAGAAAATTGGGAGGGACAAAAAGAAGATTTTGATAAAGCGGATAATGAAAAGCAACAAGAGAGATGGGATTACAAAGAAAATGAGAAGAAGCAAAATGGTGTTTCTAAACCAGAGGACACAGAGACATTTGATCAAGTTCAGAAACTGGAAGTAACTGAAGCAAATTATAATGACTCTCAAGGAAAGGAAGAACATGAGTTAAAATTTAGAGAGTATTGTTCGACAAAAGTGAATGGGCATCTGGATGATGCCAAAGAGACTGAAGAGACGCTCAAtcaaataaatgaaaatgagaCGGAAAAAACTTGTGAATGGTTAGAAGCTGAAAGTATGCAAACAGAGATTCATCTGGCAGAAGACATCGAGAACACTTTGGAAGCAACTCAACAGAGTTTTAGGTGCCAAGATAATCTTGAATCAACTAAAGTACATAAGCTGAATGAAAATGATAATGCATGTGAAGTTGATGAAACACATGCAGAAGAAAATTTTGAAGGTCTGGAAGTAACCTCAGAAGCTGCGAGTGAAGAGAATGATAGAATGGTGGAGGTAAGTGGAGATTCTATTGCTAAAGAAACTGAAATTGGAACTAAAGCAGTTGAAGAGGCATTTAACTTGGCGGAAGAAGGCAATCTTGAAATTGGTATGTCACAGCATCTCACTGGACTTGATAGGTTTAAGAAGCACACAACTAATATGTTTTTAGGCAAAACTGACTTAGATTTTGATTACAAGCTAAATGGATATAATATGACAGAATATGATGCTGCAGTCTCTAAACATGTAAAGCATATTGAGGAAGTAGCTTTTCAATTGGATGAAAATGATAAGGATGTCACTGAGCCTGAAATTGGCCTCAACCAGGAAGAAAATGAGAGTACTTTTGCATCAAGATGCTCGGGTAATGGTATGGAATCCAACACACTTTGCAACCCAGAAAAACAGGTTGGAGAAACAATTTGTGAACTGGGAGAAAATAATGACATGAAGGAGCCTGGAGTAGGAACTAACCATGAAGATGATTTTGAATCTTTTCTTAAGGTGGATAATAGAATTGGTGAGCATGCTAGTCAGCAGCCACATAATTTTGAAGGCGAAGGAAAGAACATCGCGATATCTCCAGAGGAGAAAACACACCAAAGCACTCATGAAAAGGCGGAGAGTCGGAATGAAACTCAGACAGTAGAAAAGAGAGACTCTGAGGATACTTTGCAAAAGGAAATGGGCTCAGAAAAGAAGCATCACGGAACAAAGGAAGAAACAAAATTGAGGgaaatggaaaaagaaaaggaaagaatAGTCGTTGAGAGAGCAATACGTGAAGCTCGTGAAAGGGCTTTTACTGAAGCTCGAGAGAGGGCGGAAAGGGCTGCTGCCAAGAAAGCAGCTGCCGAAGCTCATCAAAGGGTTATGACAGAAGCTCGAGAAAGGTTAGAGAAGGCTTGCGCTGAAGCTATTGGTAAATCAGGTAAAACAGCAGCAGAAAAAGCATCCATGGAAGCAAAACTAAAGGCTGAGCGGGCTGCAGTAGAGAGAGCAACGGTAGAGGCTAGGGAGCGTGCCTTAGAGAGAGCATTGTCTGAGATAGCTGCTTTTAATGCTAGAAATCGGGCCGAAATGTTTACAGCTGAAAAGTTCTCGGGTGTTTCCAGAGATGCTGGGTTAAACTCTTATGTGAGTTACTTCACCGTGTATTGTTTTTTCAGCTTTCTGGTTGTCATAATCTTTAGGTGGTACCAAAATATTAACGCTTGATGTATTTTCCTGTAGGATCAACAATATAAAGGTCCAGCTCCTTCCAGCAGTTCAAGACATCCTACCTCTTCAAACCATGATGGTATAAGCTATCAATAATTTTGTGTTTTGTCAATTCTTCTTATGTTGTGCCTGCTTTTGAACGATacttattttgtttataaaggCCCCTACTCAACAGAGAGATTTAATGGCACCAATGGTGAATCAGTTGAAAGGTGTAAGGCTACATTGGAAAGGAATCAAAGGACAGCAGAACGCGCAGTATGCTTCTTATTCCGTAATCTGTATAATCTATATAGAGACCTAAATATCTCCGAGTCTTAACTTGCATTCATCTTTGATGTCAATTTCAGGCAAAAGCTCTTGCAGAGAAGAATATGCGTGATCTACTTGCTCAGAAAGAACAAGCTGAAAGAAATGTAATTTGATCAAGAGTATAGAATTCTTGACATAATAATGAGTTGTGGATGTTTTTCTTATCGTTGAATTTTGATGGCAGAGATTGGCAGAAAATTTGGATGCTGATGTTAAACGGTGGTCCAGTGGAAAGGAGAGAAATTTGCGAGCCCTGCTCTCGACACTACAATATGTACGTAGAACGTTTCAACTTGTTAATGTTCATCTTTATCTATCTGGTTCTACAAATTATGCAGCAAATAAAAATTGTTGGCAAGTTATTGGTCCTTTATAGTAATTAGAGTTTTATAATCTCGTCGCATTAGCATTTCCTGCATCGATGATGGCTTGCTTACTCACTGCTCGCTAGCTATTTCTTATTGCTTTTTGAATGAGCAGATCCTTGGCCCTGACAGTGGGTGGCAGCCAATTCCTCTGACGGATCTGATAACAAGTGCTGCTGTGAAGAAAGCTTACCGCAAAGCCACTCTGTTTGTTCATCCAGACAAGTTGCAACAAAGAGGCGCAAGCATACCGCAGAAATACACCTGCGAAAAAGTTTTTGATCTTCTCAAGGTAAAGAGAATGCAGAAGTAATCGGTGTAGCTGTAGCTGTTTTCTCTTCTTATCTGGGTAAATCTCATTAACTTCTTTGTTTCCCCCAGGATGCTTGGAACAAATTCAGCATAGAAGAACGGTAGATGATTGGTGTTCGCATTCTGTTCCTGCCCTTTCTATAGCATTCATTATAGGCATAGTACATGTAAATTCAAACAAGATAATATCTCATTCCTGATTGAATCCTAATTGAAGTAGAGATTATTTTGAAGTCAattctttctctcttttttgtaatttctgaGAGCCGATTTTTGGGAGAATTATGCGCCTCTAGTGAAATTCAAAAAGCGAGACAATGTTGAATACAGATTAACTGTGCTAACGGGAGAATCTCAGAAACTCTTGTTCACCAATGTTTCAGCATTTCTGAgtcattttttcaaataattttataagaaaatgtctcataaaaatatacttatatatctgtaaaaacaaaaaaaatattaaaagatgtcattacttttttaatattttgatgttTTTCCTCACATTTTGtaactttaatatttaaaaagggATAATTAagtgttttttcattttaatcacgcagtttaaattgtcattttcatacatgaactaccatttttttgaAATTCACACATGGTGCTACGTGTCACAaattcattggtgtaattcgctaagctggaggtcattttacaccaataaaggagtgccacctcagcgccgtgtattaattttgaaaaaaaatggtagttcgtgcatgaaaatgacaaaatttaagctgcgtgattaaaatgaaaaaacagaTAAAGTTCgtgacgtgattaaaatgaaaaaacatataaagttcgtgattttttttgacattaacccttttaaaaAATACCATTTCTCAGTGTCTCTTCATTTCTTTTCTGTTTCAGAAACACTTATGTCCTGTTTAGTTGTAGAAAATATTTTCTCTTTTCTGTTTCCagttttcttttcattttctctatttttcagtttttttgttCTCCAAATGGAAAactagaaaattaaaattttatttgcttattgaattttcttattgttttttattttctattttctaaaattaagcAACAtactacttttttttaatgatattttcgtatttttgtttttcatggATGTTGTATAACctctgaaaatatttttttaaaaaaaatttacaaacggtCACACTCTAAATCGGGTCAAAACCGGATCAGAAATGAAAAAAGAGATTTCAAGAcggtttaatatatttttttggaaCCAAAATGTTGGttggtatatttaaaaaaaatatattttaaagtatctataaaacatgtttatataaatcattattaatataattaatcaattgatcatattaaatgtaattttaattttgatgtattttttttgtttttcaaatttggTGCAACTTGAATTTGTTGGTTCCAAAATGGCCCGGAACAATTTAAGGGCCGGTTTAGAACCGGTTCAAATGTTTCTCGAGCtgtgaactacaaaattatGAACTGTGGCCATTTTTATATGCAAGTGCTTGCTAACGGTTAAAAAATTTCCATCAATAATTATATTGAATAAATAGTGATTTTCgttattaaattcttaaattaattttttttattgtttttttaacttGTTAGAcaaaaatatcaattagaaAATTGTGTTTTCTAAAAATTACGTTTAATAAAGGAAAAGTTGGAAAATATCTTTTTGGTGTTTTCCAACCATTAGTTATAATATggaaaattatcaaaattgttTTCTAGTTTTTTAAATTGGAAAATACTACAACTAAACATCAAATTCCGTTTTTCAGTTTTCTTggaataattttctaaaaaacaTGCAAAATTTTCTACAACTAAATTAGATTTCTAACATAACCAGAAGCCAGATGATTCCATATGTTAAAAGTAGGAAGCACAGTTGTAATGCTCGAGTTCGATCATTGAGTTCTTACCTTACAAAACTAATGGGAGCAGAATGGAACAAGCAACACAATTACAAAGCTATTTCGGCTGAAAATGAAATTGCAAAACTGAAGTTATGAAATAGCCGACTATAACAATCTAAAATTGGCGCCTGCACATTACACAATTAAGATATTACTGGTGTAGGATCACAGACCAAGAACATGAAGCATTACAGCATTCTGTGCGTGCATACGGTTCTCTGCCTGTGGGAAGACGATAGAATTTGGAGCCTCGATGACGCCGTCTGTTACCTCTACACCCCTCTCTGCTGGTAAACAGTGCATGAAATAAGCTTTTGGACCAGCTAATTTCATTAGATCTTCGTCAACCTGCAATGTTTAATGTCAATATGAAGCAAAATAGATGTTCATATGCATGATTTAAGACATCCAATCATGGACACCTCGCATCTCATTCAGAATTTAAATGCAGCCCCTAGCACGAACAGGCTCTGTTATTCTAAAACTATCGCTCGGGAAAGCTTTGCATTTTAAATGATGAAGATAATGGAAATACAGGAGGTCAGTAACCCATTAAAAATGATCTGCCTGCCCAacccataaaataaataaaccgaCACTTAATCAATTGAAGCCAACAATTTCTGTGTCACAAGGACATATCTATGTTACTACTTAATACAAATACTTCCGAGATGAATACTTGACATACCTGAAATCCTTGAAATACTTTACGGCGGTGTGCGGCCTCTTCTTTTTGACCCATACTTGCCCAGACATCTGAGTATACAACATCAGCTCCTCTAACAGCTTCCTTGGGGTCATTTGTAATCTCAATCTTCCCAATTCCCGCCTGCTGAGCTTTCTTGACTGTTTCAGCATCTGGTTCAAAGCCTTTAGGGCAGGCACAAATGAAGTGGAAAGGAATAATAGATGCCAGCAACAACCATGAATGGACAATGTTATTCCCATCACCAACATATACCACCTGAAATATGTAGTGGATTAATATTTCCAATATATGACGTGCAAAGATGAACTTAAACTAAATTGAGTGCTAGTACAATGAGCTAACCTTGGTTCCTTCCAGCTGACCGATGTGTTCAATTATTGTGAGGGCATCAGCCATTATTTGGCAAGGATGATTATAGTCAGTCAGGCCATTAATAACAGGTACAGTTGCA
This region of Mercurialis annua linkage group LG1-X, ddMerAnnu1.2, whole genome shotgun sequence genomic DNA includes:
- the LOC126686629 gene encoding auxilin-like protein 1 isoform X1, whose protein sequence is MEYQQAPFSKKLNNGGFGSLSGKHIYDGVFGGEVKSKTTRMEDYKEIFGGSSTCSIPILDFPELKSNASESSSRPDYSTIFGGFGEADFAAPYEELVIKSSKTVNSFSKEARTPAEPKFSPTSTTARPQQSNVSREQHTPSPEISGVKEFNVSYNKSNQGSKNGVNGMTHIAQLHSVPGYACLVDETTSPQLTESLKPVRTVLKDARVNTNVSQGMKPPKYLRKVVSGPQPRGAVIDDSTSHAESKKKSSRNRSFSNKSFDDFETNLDTRQPISSPLSSVANLNDSKGGSMRSMSSKFGVFESDSAEEAAGSHLPPLFDDEMDANSAAGTSVAALRKAIEEAQAKMTKAKELMERKRQGRHSREKKTVNDGLKVGRKEDRVDQEANRCKDEVAQETSHKVYTAQKQVFTGLPESNATKASQITSDHINAEKVSAVKNAIGEAQSKESKRDQVNHRLEAEIGIATNGFSEPAGGSDQRTMVLEIKQANNVEKMKPCTDGNDCKAKMAGDETMKKPMEGGKKLKAFDEAPMQEKVERVLNSMAAAFKWDLFKNIIKSDENTQCQEEKIDKSRAAYENEDAAQTPEVTCEHKQCESITKRSDEPEKEAKYETQEMEGNKDMYELKASEDSLKTRKKEIEAHGQDVENQSNEENDQEKVENQSNEVPLRKENERRLHEIYMCKENWEGQKEDFDKADNEKQQERWDYKENEKKQNGVSKPEDTETFDQVQKLEVTEANYNDSQGKEEHELKFREYCSTKVNGHLDDAKETEETLNQINENETEKTCEWLEAESMQTEIHLAEDIENTLEATQQSFRCQDNLESTKVHKLNENDNACEVDETHAEENFEGLEVTSEAASEENDRMVEVSGDSIAKETEIGTKAVEEAFNLAEEGNLEIGMSQHLTGLDRFKKHTTNMFLGKTDLDFDYKLNGYNMTEYDAAVSKHVKHIEEVAFQLDENDKDVTEPEIGLNQEENESTFASRCSGNGMESNTLCNPEKQVGETICELGENNDMKEPGVGTNHEDDFESFLKVDNRIGEHASQQPHNFEGEGKNIAISPEEKTHQSTHEKAESRNETQTVEKRDSEDTLQKEMGSEKKHHGTKEETKLREMEKEKERIVVERAIREARERAFTEARERAERAAAKKAAAEAHQRVMTEARERLEKACAEAIGKSGKTAAEKASMEAKLKAERAAVERATVEARERALERALSEIAAFNARNRAEMFTAEKFSGVSRDAGLNSYDQQYKGPAPSSSSRHPTSSNHDGPYSTERFNGTNGESVERCKATLERNQRTAERAAKALAEKNMRDLLAQKEQAERNRLAENLDADVKRWSSGKERNLRALLSTLQYILGPDSGWQPIPLTDLITSAAVKKAYRKATLFVHPDKLQQRGASIPQKYTCEKVFDLLKDAWNKFSIEER
- the LOC126665399 gene encoding ornithine transcarbamylase, chloroplastic, translating into MAAISCHSAVPSNKISLSSTSSAFSSNLLSRNARFSTVTASTQAFRGRILCQTSSATSSVNGKAKTGLKDFVHISDFDKATIMKILDRASEVKALLKSGDRSFLPFKGKTMAMIFAKPSMRTRVSFETGFFLLGGHAIYLGPNDIQMGKREETRDVARVLSSYNDIIMARVFAHQDIVDLAKYATVPVINGLTDYNHPCQIMADALTIIEHIGQLEGTKVVYVGDGNNIVHSWLLLASIIPFHFICACPKGFEPDAETVKKAQQAGIGKIEITNDPKEAVRGADVVYSDVWASMGQKEEAAHRRKVFQGFQVDEDLMKLAGPKAYFMHCLPAERGVEVTDGVIEAPNSIVFPQAENRMHAQNAVMLHVLGL
- the LOC126686629 gene encoding auxilin-like protein 1 isoform X2 is translated as MEYQQAPFSKKLNNGGFGSLSGKHIYDGVFGGEVKSKTTRMEDYKEIFGGSSTCSIPILDFPELKSNASESSSRPDYSTIFGGFGEADFAAPYEELVIKSSKTVNSFSKEARTPAEPKFSPTSTTARPQQSNVSREQHTPSPEISGVKEFNVSYNKSNQGSKNGVNGMTHIAQLHSVPGYACLVDETTSPQLTESLKPVRTVLKDARVNTNVSQGMKPPKYLRKVVSGPQPRGAVIDDSTSHAESKKKSSRNRSFSNKSFDDFETNLDTRQPISSPLSSVANLNDSKGGSMRSMSSKFGVFESDSAEEAAGSHLPPLFDDEMDANSAAGTSVAALRKAIEEAQAKMTKAKELMERKRQGRHSREKKTVNDGLKVGRKEDRVDQEANRCKDEVAQETSHKVYTAQKQVFTGLPESNATKASQITSDHINAEKVSAVKNAIGEAQSKESKRDQVNHRLEAEIGIATNGFSEPAGGSDQRTMVLEIKQANNVEKMKPCTDGNDCKAKMAGDETMKKPMEGGKKLKAFDEAPMQEKVERVLNSMAAAFKWDLFKNIIKSDENTQCQEEKIDKSRAAYENEDAAQTPEVTCEHKQCESITKRSDEPEKEAKYETQEMEGNKDMYELKASEDSLKTRKKEIEAHGQDVENQSNEENDQEKVENQSNEVPLRKENERRLHEIYMCKENWEGQKEDFDKADNEKQQERWDYKENEKKQNGVSKPEDTETFDQVQKLEVTEANYNDSQGKEEHELKFREYCSTKVNGHLDDAKETEETLNQINENETEKTCEWLEAESMQTEIHLAEDIENTLEATQQSFRCQDNLESTKVHKLNENDNACEVDETHAEENFEGLEVTSEAASEENDRMVEVSGDSIAKETEIGTKAVEEAFNLAEEGNLEIEYDAAVSKHVKHIEEVAFQLDENDKDVTEPEIGLNQEENESTFASRCSGNGMESNTLCNPEKQVGETICELGENNDMKEPGVGTNHEDDFESFLKVDNRIGEHASQQPHNFEGEGKNIAISPEEKTHQSTHEKAESRNETQTVEKRDSEDTLQKEMGSEKKHHGTKEETKLREMEKEKERIVVERAIREARERAFTEARERAERAAAKKAAAEAHQRVMTEARERLEKACAEAIGKSGKTAAEKASMEAKLKAERAAVERATVEARERALERALSEIAAFNARNRAEMFTAEKFSGVSRDAGLNSYDQQYKGPAPSSSSRHPTSSNHDGPYSTERFNGTNGESVERCKATLERNQRTAERAAKALAEKNMRDLLAQKEQAERNRLAENLDADVKRWSSGKERNLRALLSTLQYILGPDSGWQPIPLTDLITSAAVKKAYRKATLFVHPDKLQQRGASIPQKYTCEKVFDLLKDAWNKFSIEER